From a region of the Paenibacillus sp. FSL R10-2734 genome:
- a CDS encoding assimilatory sulfite reductase (NADPH) flavoprotein subunit, translating into MQLQVTNSPFNENQVELLNRLLPTLTETQQIWLSGYLSAIGRTAVAVPAGAELQVQSNTEVGAATASQPAASREVTILFGSQTGNCQRLAGSLSRKLEEQGFQVTLSAMNSFKPTALKKVENLLLLVSTHGEGEPPDNARIFHEFLYSKRAPQLENLRFSVLALGDTSYEFFCQTGKDFDQRLAELGGQRLSPRVDCDLDYDDSVAEWFKGVIGALNANLNAPAIAAKAVQAAEDAESKEPLYTRNNPFKAEVLENLNLNGRGSDRETRHLELSLEGSNIQFEPGDALGVYPENHPELIDAIIHTMGWSPNEIVPFNKKGEEGSLSEALLHHYEITVLTKPLLEQAAKLSSSNKLSDLLTPERAQELKEYIQGRDLLDLVQDFSPWEGTASSFVTILRKLPARLYSIASSYKANPDEVHLTVRAVKYEAHGRERYGVCSVHCAERVQPGDTLPIYIQHNPNFKLPANPDAPIIMIGPGTGVAPFRSFLEERGELGAEGKSWLFYGDRHFVTDFLYQTDWQRMLKDGVLSKLDVAFSRDTEEKVYVQHRILQKSREVYEWLQDGAHIYVCGDEKYMAHDVHTALLTVIQNEGGLSPEAASAYLDEMQQAQSYQRDVY; encoded by the coding sequence ACAGAGGTTGGAGCCGCTACTGCGAGTCAACCAGCAGCATCACGGGAAGTGACCATATTATTTGGTTCGCAAACTGGGAATTGTCAGCGACTGGCAGGTAGCTTATCCCGCAAGCTGGAAGAGCAAGGCTTTCAGGTCACACTCTCCGCGATGAACAGCTTCAAACCTACTGCGCTTAAAAAGGTTGAGAATCTGCTTCTACTGGTGAGTACTCACGGAGAAGGTGAGCCGCCAGATAATGCACGGATTTTTCATGAATTTCTTTATAGTAAAAGAGCTCCTCAACTAGAGAACCTGCGGTTTTCTGTTCTGGCTCTGGGAGATACCTCCTATGAATTTTTCTGTCAAACCGGTAAGGATTTTGATCAGCGCTTAGCGGAACTTGGCGGTCAACGTTTAAGTCCACGCGTAGATTGTGATCTCGATTATGACGATTCAGTTGCCGAATGGTTTAAAGGTGTGATTGGTGCATTAAATGCAAATTTAAATGCTCCAGCCATTGCTGCAAAAGCGGTTCAAGCCGCAGAAGACGCAGAGTCGAAAGAGCCTTTATATACCCGGAATAATCCATTTAAGGCAGAGGTGCTGGAGAATCTGAATTTGAACGGGCGCGGTTCGGATCGTGAGACTCGTCATTTGGAGCTATCACTAGAAGGCTCTAACATTCAATTTGAGCCAGGGGATGCGCTGGGTGTTTATCCAGAGAATCATCCTGAATTGATAGATGCAATTATTCATACTATGGGCTGGAGTCCAAATGAAATTGTCCCGTTTAATAAAAAAGGGGAAGAAGGCTCCTTAAGTGAAGCACTTCTCCACCATTATGAAATCACTGTATTGACCAAACCGCTACTTGAGCAAGCGGCGAAGTTATCTTCTTCAAATAAACTAAGTGATTTATTGACGCCAGAGCGTGCGCAAGAGCTAAAGGAATATATTCAAGGCCGAGATCTCCTCGATTTGGTTCAGGACTTCTCACCGTGGGAAGGTACAGCCAGTAGCTTTGTGACTATTTTGCGGAAGCTTCCTGCACGACTCTATTCAATTGCTAGCAGTTATAAGGCTAACCCGGATGAGGTTCATCTAACGGTCAGAGCAGTAAAGTATGAGGCTCACGGCCGGGAACGCTACGGTGTCTGCTCGGTACATTGCGCTGAAAGAGTACAGCCTGGAGATACATTGCCTATTTATATTCAGCATAATCCTAACTTCAAGCTGCCGGCTAATCCGGATGCACCGATCATTATGATCGGACCGGGCACAGGCGTTGCACCTTTCCGCTCCTTCCTAGAGGAACGTGGAGAGCTGGGAGCGGAAGGGAAATCATGGCTGTTCTATGGGGATCGGCATTTCGTAACTGATTTCCTGTATCAGACTGACTGGCAGAGAATGCTAAAGGATGGCGTTCTAAGCAAGCTGGATGTAGCCTTCTCACGTGATACCGAAGAGAAAGTATATGTACAGCATCGCATCCTGCAAAAGAGCCGTGAGGTTTATGAATGGCTGCAAGACGGTGCTCATATCTATGTTTGCGGCGACGAGAAGTATATGGCACATGATGTTCATACTGCTTTGCTTACTGTGATTCAGAATGAGGGTGGACTAAGCCCTGAAGCAGCATCGGCTTATCTGGACGAAATGCAACAGGCGCAGAGCTACCAGCGTGATGTCTATTAA
- the cysI gene encoding assimilatory sulfite reductase (NADPH) hemoprotein subunit, with protein MANNEKVKPIGGPPSDVEHIKQESNYLRGALVETLSNPITGGLPEDDNRLLKFHGSYMQDDRDLRNERERQKLEPAFQFMLRVVAPGGVATPEQWLVMDDLAHKYGNGTLRITTRQAFQMHGVLKWNLKKTIRSINDTLMTTLAACGDVNRNVMSNPNPYQSEVHAEVYEWARKVSDHLSPRTPAYHEIWLDGEKVVDSLTDRAEVEPIYGPVYLPRKFKIGLAVPPSNDIDVFSQDLGLIAILENDKLVGFNVSVGGGMGMTHGDTSTYPQLGRIIGFCRPDQLIDVAEKTVTIQRDYGNRSVRKNARFKYTIDRHGLEWFVDELHERLGWQLEAAREYHFDHNGDRYGWVKGTNGKWNLTLYIQSGRIHDQEGYTLMTGLREIAKIHTGDFRLTPNQNLTIANVTSAKKRKVAELAKQHGLTDGAHLSALRRSSMSCVALPTCGLAMAEAERYLPSLIDKLELVIDEAGLRDKEIVIRMTGCPNGCARPALGEISFIGKGPGRYNMYLGAGFTGDRLNKMYKENIDEKEILETLEPILHRYAKEREHGEHFGDFVIRAGYVKAVTSGLNFHD; from the coding sequence ATGGCAAACAATGAAAAGGTTAAGCCGATCGGCGGGCCTCCAAGCGATGTTGAGCATATTAAGCAGGAAAGTAACTATCTGCGGGGGGCGCTAGTTGAGACACTAAGCAATCCGATAACTGGAGGCTTGCCAGAAGACGATAATCGGTTGCTCAAATTTCACGGAAGCTATATGCAGGATGACCGGGATTTACGCAACGAGCGTGAACGTCAAAAGCTGGAGCCTGCATTCCAGTTCATGCTTCGTGTAGTTGCCCCTGGTGGTGTGGCTACACCGGAGCAGTGGCTGGTGATGGATGACTTGGCTCATAAATATGGTAATGGAACCTTGCGTATAACCACTAGACAAGCGTTTCAAATGCACGGAGTTCTCAAATGGAACCTAAAGAAGACCATTCGAAGCATTAATGATACGTTAATGACGACCCTTGCAGCTTGTGGGGATGTCAACCGTAACGTAATGAGCAATCCGAACCCTTATCAATCAGAGGTTCACGCAGAAGTCTATGAATGGGCGCGTAAAGTCAGTGATCACTTATCGCCACGTACTCCCGCATACCATGAAATTTGGCTAGACGGTGAAAAGGTAGTGGATAGTTTAACAGATCGGGCAGAAGTTGAGCCGATTTATGGTCCTGTATATTTACCACGTAAATTCAAGATTGGTCTTGCGGTGCCTCCTTCAAATGATATAGATGTATTCTCGCAGGATCTGGGCTTAATCGCTATTCTTGAAAACGATAAGCTGGTAGGGTTCAACGTTTCAGTAGGCGGCGGTATGGGCATGACTCATGGCGATACCAGCACGTATCCTCAGCTTGGCCGTATCATTGGTTTTTGCCGTCCTGATCAATTGATCGATGTAGCAGAGAAGACGGTAACGATCCAACGGGACTATGGTAATCGCTCTGTCCGCAAAAATGCACGGTTCAAGTATACGATCGACCGCCATGGTCTAGAATGGTTCGTCGATGAGCTGCATGAAAGACTCGGATGGCAGCTTGAGGCGGCAAGGGAGTACCATTTCGATCACAATGGAGACCGCTACGGCTGGGTGAAGGGTACCAATGGGAAATGGAATTTGACGCTTTATATCCAAAGCGGACGGATTCATGATCAGGAAGGGTACACGTTAATGACCGGATTGCGGGAAATTGCCAAGATTCATACTGGAGATTTCCGGCTTACACCGAATCAGAATCTCACGATTGCCAACGTAACCTCTGCCAAAAAACGAAAAGTGGCTGAACTGGCGAAGCAGCATGGACTTACGGACGGAGCACATCTTTCTGCACTAAGACGTAGCTCGATGTCCTGTGTGGCGTTACCAACCTGCGGACTTGCAATGGCTGAAGCAGAGCGTTATTTGCCTTCGTTGATTGATAAGCTAGAGCTTGTCATAGATGAAGCTGGCCTACGTGATAAGGAAATTGTGATCCGGATGACCGGTTGCCCGAATGGATGTGCAAGACCGGCACTGGGCGAAATCTCGTTTATTGGTAAAGGTCCAGGTAGATATAATATGTACTTGGGAGCAGGTTTTACGGGAGATCGCTTGAACAAAATGTATAAAGAAAATATAGATGAAAAAGAAATCTTAGAGACGCTCGAGCCAATCCTTCACCGTTATGCAAAAGAACGTGAGCATGGCGAGCATTTTGGAGATTTCGTGATTCGTGCAGGTTATGTCAAAGCGGTTACTTCAGGTCTTAATTTTCATGATTAA
- the map gene encoding type I methionyl aminopeptidase — translation MIIMKTMEEIEKMRAAGKILAECHRQIAQILKPGITTWEIDEFAEKFILSQGATPEQKGYHGYPYATCASVNDVICHGFPKKEPLKDGDIVTIDMVVNLNGWLADSAWSYGIGNISEQASKLLDTTKESLFRGIEQAVAGNRIGDVAHAIQVYAESNGFSVVRDFIGHGIGSEMHEAPEVPHYGPAGKGPRLKEGMVFTIEPMLNTGSYRTKVDADGWTARTIDGGLSAQYEHTLAITPQGTIILTEL, via the coding sequence ATGATTATCATGAAAACGATGGAAGAGATCGAAAAAATGCGTGCGGCGGGGAAAATCCTCGCGGAATGTCATCGTCAAATTGCGCAAATTTTGAAGCCCGGGATTACTACTTGGGAGATCGATGAATTTGCAGAAAAATTTATACTCTCTCAAGGGGCGACTCCTGAGCAAAAGGGATACCATGGGTATCCATACGCAACCTGTGCATCTGTAAATGATGTGATATGCCACGGATTTCCGAAGAAAGAACCGCTGAAAGATGGAGACATAGTAACTATAGATATGGTAGTAAATTTAAATGGCTGGTTGGCAGACTCCGCTTGGTCTTACGGTATTGGCAATATTAGTGAACAAGCGAGTAAATTGCTCGACACGACTAAGGAATCCTTGTTCCGTGGCATTGAGCAGGCTGTTGCAGGCAACCGGATCGGGGACGTCGCTCATGCCATACAGGTGTATGCGGAGTCTAACGGATTTTCTGTTGTTCGTGATTTTATTGGTCACGGAATTGGTTCGGAAATGCATGAAGCTCCTGAGGTGCCTCATTATGGTCCAGCAGGAAAAGGACCTCGTCTTAAAGAGGGAATGGTATTTACGATTGAGCCGATGCTGAATACAGGCAGCTACAGAACAAAGGTTGATGCGGATGGTTGGACGGCTCGTACGATCGACGGCGGTCTGTCAGCACAATATGAGCATACTTTAGCTATAACCCCACAAGGGACCATTATCCTGACTGAACTTTAA
- a CDS encoding CBS domain-containing protein: MEISSFLLPKDQVAYITNSLSMLEALEQLEQHHYTAIPIIDNEGKYVGTLSEGDLLWKLKNTAGLTFDNIGEVLVSDIQKHVHNESVLINAEMEDMLTLAADQNFVPVIDNEGIFIGIIRRKDIIEYYTRNITD, from the coding sequence ATGGAAATATCCTCTTTTTTGTTGCCTAAAGATCAAGTTGCCTATATCACAAATTCACTATCCATGCTGGAAGCCTTAGAACAATTAGAGCAGCACCACTATACGGCTATCCCTATTATTGATAATGAAGGAAAATATGTAGGAACACTTTCGGAAGGTGATCTATTGTGGAAGCTGAAGAACACAGCAGGTTTAACCTTTGACAATATAGGGGAAGTTCTAGTAAGTGATATCCAGAAGCATGTTCATAACGAAAGCGTTCTCATAAATGCCGAAATGGAGGATATGCTGACGCTTGCTGCAGATCAAAATTTCGTTCCTGTGATTGATAATGAGGGCATATTTATTGGAATTATTCGCAGAAAAGATATCATTGAATATTATACTCGCAACATTACTGATTAA